A stretch of the Siniperca chuatsi isolate FFG_IHB_CAS linkage group LG24, ASM2008510v1, whole genome shotgun sequence genome encodes the following:
- the LOC122872129 gene encoding cyclic nucleotide-gated channel cone photoreceptor subunit alpha-like: MDTQDKTSLVGTGLLSRLSHMMHLGRSSVGPAEFSLSSQSTEDNMKNKSSDSRWTLAAQNMNNCNNNDGKKDDKTTDPKKKDDKKDDKKDDKKDDKKEEPKEVWIMDPATDMYYYWLWTISIPVFYNLMFLVARACFNELQYTNSTLWMVLDYTSDVLYYIDTFVRARTGFLEQGLLVKDEKVLKEKYMKTHQFRLDIISIIPTDIVFLKIGINNPEWRFNRLFRLARLFEFFDRTETRTNFPNIFRIANLVLYIIIIIHWNGCLYFAISKTIGFGSDTWVYPNMKNPEFARLARQYIYCFYWSTLTLTTIGETPPPVRDIEYFFVVVDFLTGVLIFATIVGNVGAMISNMNAARVEFQAKIDSIKQYMQFRKVTKDLEARVVKWFDYLWTEEKTCDEKQVLKNLPDKLKAEIAINVHLETLRKVRIFQDCEAGLLVELVLKLQPQVFSPGDYICKKGDIGREMYIIKEGKLAVVADDGVTQFVVLSDGAYFGEISILGIKGSKAGNRRTANIRSVGYSDLFALSKDDLMEALIEYPDAKNMLEEKGRSILMKDNLIDESLVAATDAKDLEDKVNQIEASLEIMTAKFRKLTDQYESSQRKLKQRLSNMSNQVRTLRIDNE, from the exons TGATAGTCGGTGGACCCTGGCTGCACAAAACATGAACAACTGCAATAACAATGATGG CAAAAAAGATGACAAGACAACGGACCCCAAAAAGAAAGATGAcaaaaaagatgacaaaaaggatgataaaaaagatgataaaaaGGAAGAACC CAAGGAGGTATGGATCATGGACCCTGCCACAGATATGTACTATTACTGGCTGTGGACAATATCCATCCCAGTGTTCTACAACCTGATGTTCCTGGTGGCCAG GGCTTGTTTTAATGAACTGCAGTACACAAATTCAACACTGTGGATGGTTCTAGACTACACTTCAGATGTTCTCTACTACATTGACACCTTTGTGAGAGCCAGAACAG GTTTTCTGGAGCAAGGACTGCTTGTAAAGGATGAGAAGGTCCTCAAAGAAAAGTACATGAAGACACACCAGTTCAGATTAGACATCATATCAATAATTCCTACTGATattgtatttctcaaaattgGAATCAACAACCCAGAGTGGAGGTTCAACCGTCTTTTTAGGTTAGCCCGACTCTTTGAGTTCTTTGACCGGACTGAAACTCGAACCAATTTCCCCAACATCTTCCGAATTGCTAATCTTGTActttacatcatcatcattatccaCTGGAATGGTTGCCTCTACTTTGCCATCTCCAAGACAATCGGCTTTGGCTCAGACACCTGGGTATATCCAAACATGAAGAATCCTGAGTTTGCTCGCCTGGCCAGGCAGTACATCTACTGCTTTTACTGGTCCACTCTTACCCTGACCACTATTGGTGAGACACCACCCCCAGTCCGAGACATTGAATACTTTTTTGTGGTAGTTGACTTCCTCACTGGAGTTCTGATCTTTGCTACGATTGTAGGCAATGTTGGTGCCATGATTTCCAACATGAATGCTGCACGTGTAGAGTTCCAGGCTAAGATTGACTCTATCAAGCAGTACATGCAATTTCGGAAGGTCACCAAAGACCTGGAGGCAAGGGTGGTGAAGTGGTTTGACTACCTGTGGACAGAGGAGAAAACCTGTGATGAGAAGCAGGTGCTGAAGAACCTGCCAGACAAGCTAAAGGCTGAAATAGCCATCAACGTACATCTGGAGACCCTAAGAAAAGTGCGCATCTTTCAAGACTGTGAAGCAGGTTTGCTTGTTGAGTTGGTCCTTAAACTTCAGCCTCAAGTTTTCAGTCCTGGAGACTACATCTGTAAGAAGGGGGACATTGGCAGGGAAATGTATATTATCAAAGAAGGAAAGCTGGCTGTAGTTGCAGATGATGGTGTTACCCAGTTTGTGGTCCTCAGTGATGGGGCATACTTCGGTGAAATCAGCATCCTCGGTATCAAGGGCAGTAAGGCAGGAAACCGAAGAACAGCCAACATCCGTAGTGTGGGCTACTCTGATCTGTTTGCCCTGTCCAAAGACGATCTGATGGAGGCACTCATTGAGTATCCTGATGCTAAAAATATGTTGGAGGAGAAGGGAAGGTCTATCTTGATGAAAGATAATCTCATAGATGAGTCGCTAGTCGCTGCTACTGACGCCAAAGACTTGGAGGATAAAGTCAACCAGATTGAAGCCAGTTTGGAGATCATGACGGCCAAATTTCGAAAGCTGACAGATCAGTATGAATCCTCCCAGCGTAAACTCAAGCAACGGCTCAGTAATATGTCGAACCAGGTCAGAACCCTCAGAATAGACAATGAGTAG